A single window of Bradyrhizobium sp. SZCCHNS1050 DNA harbors:
- a CDS encoding ABC transporter ATP-binding protein, with product MLEIKRLSHAYGKHQALTDVALEVARGEIVAILGANGAGKSTLLKAIAGLIQPSPGAVIRLGGTDIGSLAPHLIVERGIALVPEGRGVFGDLTVAENLQLGAYPSRARDGEAARLAHVLALFPRLTERMGQAVRTMSGGEQQMVAIGRALMSRPDLLLLDEPSLGLSPLLSREVFRALRTIRGDGVGILMVEQNARASLDIADRVYLIEQGRNAGEGPAPEMKNNPDIQRAYLGQSRAPASATATTPST from the coding sequence ATGCTTGAGATCAAGCGGCTGTCGCACGCCTATGGCAAGCACCAGGCGCTCACCGATGTCGCGCTCGAGGTCGCGCGCGGCGAGATCGTCGCCATCCTCGGCGCCAATGGCGCCGGCAAGTCGACGTTGCTGAAGGCGATCGCGGGACTGATCCAGCCGTCGCCCGGAGCCGTGATCCGGCTCGGCGGGACGGACATCGGCTCGCTCGCGCCGCATCTGATCGTCGAGCGCGGCATCGCGCTGGTGCCAGAAGGCCGCGGCGTGTTCGGCGATCTCACCGTCGCCGAGAACCTCCAGCTCGGCGCCTATCCTTCGCGCGCCCGCGACGGCGAGGCCGCGCGGCTGGCGCACGTGCTCGCGCTGTTTCCGCGTCTCACCGAGCGCATGGGGCAGGCGGTGCGCACCATGAGCGGCGGCGAGCAGCAGATGGTCGCGATCGGCCGCGCGCTGATGTCGCGGCCCGACCTGCTGCTGCTCGACGAGCCGTCGCTCGGCCTGTCGCCGCTCTTGAGCCGCGAGGTGTTCCGGGCGCTGAGGACGATCCGCGGCGACGGCGTCGGCATCCTGATGGTCGAGCAGAACGCCCGCGCCAGCCTCGACATCGCCGACCGCGTCTACCTGATCGAGCAGGGACGCAATGCCGGCGAGGGGCCGGCGCCCGAGATGAAGAACAATCCCGACATCCAGCGCGCCTATCTCGGCCAGTCGCGCGCCCCGGCTTCCGCAACCGCAACAACCCCATCGACCTAG